From the genome of Legionella beliardensis:
TTGGCTACTTCCGACATTCTCTCCTGCGTCCACATTGGCTCCCAAACTAGCTCAACGGTACAATCACTTACCCCTTCTACTTGATTGACAGCTTGTTCAACAGTACCTGGAAAGGTTTGTGCCACCGGACAACCTGGGCTTGTTAAAGTCATTTGAATATGGACATGGTGCTTTTCATTGACGTTAATATCGTAAATTAACCCTAAGTCATAGATATTCACGGGTATTTCGGGATCATATACTGTTTTAAGGGCAGCGATGACGTTTTCTTT
Proteins encoded in this window:
- a CDS encoding SUF system Fe-S cluster assembly protein, which produces MFGFKKFNEDTLKENVIAALKTVYDPEIPVNIYDLGLIYDINVNEKHHVHIQMTLTSPGCPVAQTFPGTVEQAVNQVEGVSDCTVELVWEPMWTQERMSEVAKLELGIFY